The Frankiales bacterium genome has a window encoding:
- a CDS encoding AAA domain-containing protein produces GAWTAASTERLAQFLAAQTQASPSELQGLDDDAARLLAAEAFALLLGPLSDMVGSTKRSRVRSPLLLASDPPGLPRQLSADLEHGFVRAGKSFQADPFARLRALLTVLTHWWSVPTSRRDTAWTDPWAFRDLVSEAQADPRVAAMLCLAAHPNQFTTVLAPEDRLSIVEAFGDRLASTTGDTDKDLRDIVLALQAENDGRGVDLDAPPWSTAWSGSVDNGGAWLVRSQVDQRDRVPTWVGAGNVSLTVGRVRSLPTDLTQGALGQLVDDLYSDLPVVKREAKRRDVLAFTLGVRPGDIVATDAGGHLLLGRVQEGEVTLDSVGGTSVLLRPVTWSVGEGPAITDLPGPVRTRLRFKGEDVVNLTDILDELENLESGDQPAPEEPDQPDVPLDEPVLAVARLSCDTVSLAALLHHENDSWLRELLVSLNERKQVILEGPPGTGKTYVAQRLVEACGLTENQWALVQFHPTYSYEDFVEGFRPTGTDESGARLSVVPGPLRRIAEEAGKAPGKPHVLVIDEINRANIAKVFGELYFLLEYRDREIELLYSEGERFALPDNLFIVGTMNTADRSIALLDAAMRRRFVFLGMDSDEPALNGVLRRWCQANGVPTAIADLQDRINATMRDAGLEPALAFGPSYFMRPSLTDPEALGRLWRRELLPMLREHHYGDDETLKRYRFDQWCSEFGLAGDGQPR; encoded by the coding sequence CGGCGCTTGGACCGCCGCCTCGACTGAGAGGCTCGCGCAGTTCCTGGCTGCACAGACGCAGGCCTCGCCGTCCGAGCTGCAGGGTCTCGACGATGACGCAGCCCGATTGCTGGCCGCAGAGGCATTCGCGCTGCTGCTCGGCCCCTTGTCCGACATGGTGGGCTCGACCAAGCGCAGTAGGGTCCGTTCGCCTCTCCTGCTCGCCAGCGATCCGCCAGGTCTTCCGCGGCAGCTGTCGGCCGACCTCGAGCATGGGTTCGTCCGGGCTGGCAAGTCCTTCCAGGCCGACCCTTTCGCGCGGTTGCGCGCCCTGCTCACTGTGCTGACCCACTGGTGGTCGGTGCCGACTTCCCGACGCGACACAGCATGGACCGACCCCTGGGCATTCCGCGATCTGGTCAGCGAGGCTCAGGCCGACCCTCGAGTGGCCGCCATGCTCTGCCTCGCCGCGCACCCGAACCAGTTCACGACGGTGCTCGCGCCGGAAGACCGTCTCAGCATCGTCGAGGCCTTCGGAGATCGGCTGGCGTCAACCACTGGCGACACGGACAAGGACCTCCGCGACATCGTGCTCGCACTCCAAGCCGAGAACGACGGACGCGGCGTCGACCTCGACGCCCCGCCCTGGTCGACCGCCTGGAGCGGCAGTGTCGACAACGGCGGCGCCTGGCTGGTGCGCAGCCAGGTCGACCAGCGCGATCGCGTGCCCACCTGGGTGGGGGCTGGAAACGTCAGCCTCACGGTCGGGCGCGTCCGCTCGCTGCCCACCGACCTCACGCAGGGAGCGCTCGGGCAGCTCGTCGACGACCTCTACTCGGACCTCCCGGTCGTCAAGCGCGAGGCGAAACGTCGCGACGTGCTCGCCTTCACCCTGGGCGTACGCCCCGGCGACATCGTCGCCACCGATGCCGGAGGCCACCTGCTGCTCGGCCGCGTGCAGGAGGGGGAGGTGACGCTGGATTCGGTGGGCGGCACCTCGGTGCTGCTGCGCCCGGTGACCTGGTCGGTGGGGGAGGGGCCTGCGATCACGGACCTCCCGGGACCAGTGCGCACCCGGCTGCGGTTCAAGGGCGAGGACGTCGTCAACCTCACCGACATCCTCGACGAGCTCGAGAACCTGGAATCCGGAGACCAGCCGGCGCCCGAGGAGCCCGATCAACCGGACGTCCCTCTCGACGAGCCCGTACTCGCCGTGGCGCGGCTCTCCTGCGACACCGTGTCCTTGGCGGCCCTGCTGCACCATGAGAACGACTCCTGGTTGCGCGAGCTGCTCGTGAGTCTCAACGAGCGCAAGCAGGTCATCCTCGAAGGCCCTCCAGGAACGGGCAAGACGTACGTGGCCCAGCGGCTCGTCGAGGCCTGCGGACTCACGGAGAACCAGTGGGCGCTGGTGCAGTTCCACCCGACCTACAGCTACGAGGATTTCGTCGAGGGCTTCCGCCCGACGGGGACGGACGAGTCCGGTGCGAGGCTGTCCGTCGTGCCGGGGCCTCTGCGACGCATCGCCGAGGAAGCCGGCAAGGCCCCCGGTAAGCCGCACGTGCTGGTGATCGACGAGATCAACCGAGCCAACATCGCCAAGGTCTTCGGCGAGCTGTACTTCCTGCTCGAGTACCGCGACCGGGAGATCGAGCTGCTCTACAGCGAGGGTGAGCGGTTCGCTCTGCCCGACAACCTGTTCATCGTCGGCACGATGAACACGGCAGACCGGTCGATCGCCCTGCTGGACGCAGCCATGCGTCGGCGTTTCGTGTTCCTAGGGATGGACTCCGACGAACCCGCCCTCAACGGAGTGCTGCGACGGTGGTGCCAGGCCAACGGCGTTCCCACGGCGATCGCCGACCTGCAGGACCGCATCAACGCGACGATGCGGGACGCTGGACTTGAACCCGCCCTGGCGTTCGGACCGTCGTACTTCATGCGCCCCTCGCTGACCGACCCTGAGGCTCTCGGCCGGCTGTGGCGCCGTGAGCTGCTGCCAATGCTGCGCGAGCACCACTACGGCGACGACGAGACTCTCAAGCGCTACCGCTTCGACCAGTGGTGCAGCGAGTTCGGACTGGCCGGCGATGGCCAGCCGCGCTGA